From Cryptococcus deuterogattii R265 chromosome 13, complete sequence:
CAATTTCGGGCTGCCATGCGTTACCACCTTGCTTAGCGGCTTTTTCAACCTCCTTGGGCGCAGGGGCGTCACCCCATCCACCGGAACCGGAAAAATCATCGGCATTGCTCTCCTTGGGAGCATCCATTGACGGCTGCCCTGGCTCGGCCCCCcgtcctccatcttcttggaTAGTAGCCGGAGCGGCGGAAGCACTCTCACCCCAACCTTCCGTGGTAGTAGTTGACTCGCCCCAACCTTTACTAGCGTCATTGGAAGTAGAAGCTCCCCAAGCTTCGTTTGAACCGGAGAAACCGCCTCGACCAGCTCGGGAACCGCCTCGACCACCACGGCCACCTCGAGAGGGTTCTATCCAACCCATTGTTAGTTGAATGAGATAAGGCGAACCAAATACACATACCTCCGCCTCGTCCACCTCGGCCACCCCTGCTACCGCCTCGTCCGCCTCGagctccccttcctccccttgTGCTCTTGTTGTCAAAACCCGTGTCAAAGCTTCCGGCGTCGCCCCATCCCCCATTGTCCGCATTTCTACTGGAAAGCGCTTTGTCCTTTGGCTTGGgggccttcttcttactGTTGGCCGTCGTAAACTGTTGAGCGCGGCCTGTTTTTATATCAGCATTTATGGATTATGTGAACGACTCTCGATTATGTCTGCCCTTGCTCATTCAACGACTAACCTTCGGTGATCATCACcgcagcttcttccaggTTTCCCTTGACATCTTGCAACGTGAAGAGCAGGTCCTGCTCATCCCAGTCAGGGAAGATTGCTGATAACTGTTGGAGTTGGGAAGCGTATTTGGTGGCTAGCTGGTCGGCCATTGTGGcagtggtggaagagaataAGGATGCAATAGAAAATGACGGAAGTAGGAAATGGATGGAGTTAGCGCGATGCACAACGTCCACAAGTGCCACGTCTCGTAATGCTCGGGAAATAACGCTAATTCCGGCACCATGTGGTTCGTTCCTCGCCGCATTATGGAGTGTTTTGGTGGCAATCGCCGCACTTTCcttgttcatcatcatcagtcGACCATTTTATAAGGATTGATTCAACTCTATTGTATTAGTAGTGGCAATGGTCGTACACACAGCTGATAAGGTGATCGATAAAATACAAGTCTACCGCTCACTCGTCACTTGAACCGTCGGTGGTATGCTGATTTACCCGACGGGATGCAAAGATACAAGGTAATTTGAGAAACATACACATCGGTGCATTTTGCCTAAAAGCCTACAAcactcctccttttctccattttcttGATCACTGCAGTGAGCTGCGCACCTCTTCTTAAACTATCCGCCCTCTTAATCCGCCTTCTTAATACGGTCTTGCCCTCGCGTTCCCTTGTGTCGAATATCTCTGCGCTCCGGGCCCACCACCTTGAGGAGCATTTACAGCGCCGCCCATGGGCTGTTGTCCTGGTCCGCGCATCGCTGCAGGGCCGCGAGGAGCGTTGGGGATTTGTCGGTTGTTACCCATCTAGGAAGTTACGGCCATCAGTATCCTTTTCGAAGTAGCGGTAGAGGGTAAGTAAAGACTTACGCGATTCATCCCGCCTCCCATACCCATTCCACCCATTCCGCCCATGCCCATTCCGCCCATTCCCATACCACCCATTCCCATACCGCCCATACCGCCCATACCTCCCATACCTCCCAAAGCCCCCATACCGCCCATGCCAGGCATACCCATGCCCATCGGCATGGCCCCTCCTACAGCACCACCGGCAGCGGCACCGCCAGCATTGTTGCGCATAGCAAGGCTGGGATTAATAGCTGGAGCGTTGCCCATGGATTTCATCATATTTTGGTACATCATGGCCATGGCGCTGGGGTCGAAGCCGCCCATCATGTTGCCTTGGATTATCAACATCAGCGGTTGAGATGTACTAAAAAAGGGGCTTCACCTACCTCCGGTTTTCATCATATTCTGATACATCAGCGCCACCGAACTAGGGTCGAAGCCACCGCCAAAACCGCCCATACCGCCATTGAATCCCGTACCTTGGTTAAAACGAGGGTTCATGTTAGCTCCAAATTTGGATCCTTGAGCGGTACCTCTTGGCTGAGCTTTCTTGATTTCAATCTACATTTTCTGCTTAACCAATGGATCTGTTGTAAAAATACAGTACGACTAACCTGCTTGCCCTCGAGCTCAACACCGCTAGCAGCCATAGCCCTGCCTACAgactcttcatcttggAATGTAGCAAATGCAAAACCTTTAGATCTGCCAGTCTCCTTATCAAACATAACGGTGGCATCCATCACCTGACCAAAttggcagaggaaggatttgagggaTTCACCGGTAACGGATGGAGCAAGACCGCCAACAAAGACCTTGGCGGTACGTTCATGCTCGGCACGGGGAATGGCACGTTTGGGATCGATCTATATGCACCGTCAGTAGATGCTCAAATGAATTTaaatggaagaagtaaTACCCACTTGCTTACCATCGAGGTGATGAGTCTGCGCCATCACCTTGGTGACACTGGCGGGGTCCCTGTAAGTCAAAAATGCAAAACCTCTTGAACGGCCGGAAGGATCACGCATGATGGTACAAGCATCAATTTCACCAAACTGCCCCATGTACTCAGAGAGGCCCGCTGCCGGCACGTCAGTTTTTAAGGGGGAAAGGGCAATGACTGCAACTGACCTTCAGTGGTTTCCCAGTTGAGACCGCCAATGAACATCTTCCTGTATGGTTAAGACATGGTACGATCAGGCAAAAAAGGTGAAGGGCGATGGGGTCGAGAGTGGTGCATGGCATCCAGTAAATAGACGATATGTGGGTTATCGAAAGATATGGGTAATATATGTTGTGTACAGATTAGTTCAGCTCATCTAAGGCTACAGacagggaaagaaagagtaAGATAAGACTAAAGGGGTACGTTACTGGTACAGCTTTCACAGTCCTATTATGACCTATGGCCTAATACTACGGCCTAGCTGACGCTGATGGATCCTAAGGTTAAAGAGCCTTCCGTTTAAAGGACCCCTACGAGTGCTTTTCCGCCGCGACAAAAACATGCGCCGCCTCCTTTTATCCAGCGCACACTCCGCCACCAAGAATAATGTAGAAAAAGTGAACAGAATATCTACTAACCCCTCATCAGGCATATCACTGGGTTTGATTCTATCCTGACCGTCTTGCTGCTGGCTAAAGTTGCTGTCCTGTTGGCCTTGCTGATAAGGCGCGGTGGCGTCATAAGATGGCTGGTGGTTGTATTGTTGGGATCCAGACTCAACGGGGGCGGAAGTCGACGATGATGCGGTAATTGCGGGTTGAGAAGGGGCTGCAGCGGCGTTGGATGCAGCAGGTGTTGAGGTTGGGGCAGTATCCAGCTCAGGAGGCTCGACAAGCTCCTCAAGTTGAGAAGCGTCCAAATCCTCGAGATCGAGATCTGTAGCTGTTAGTTCATGACCCATGACGTACAGGCTTGTAGCCAGAACCTACCACCATAGAGATCGTCCTTGTAAATGTCTTCAGTCATTTTTGTGATATATTCaggttgaagatggaaagagggaaaacATGAAAGCTGGCAGCCAATTTGTTCCCATAGGATTGTCGTCGAAGCTTACAGAGAGAtgtattacgtaatattaCAAAGTAAGAACGGAAATTCTTCTAACGTGTTTAGCAGAGTAATGCATAAAAACCACACAGTATATACGGTCCACGACCTTCTGGCAAAGGGCTAATAGCATGTATACCAAGAAACAGCTTCATTAATTAATTTACGCATGAATAATAAATGAATGTCAAGGCTTGGCgaatggagagggaaaCTTGTTACGTAATAATTAGGCTGTAAGGCTGGGCCTGAGTGGGCCGTGTGCGGCGGTGCTGCTGCCGTTGTGTACCAAGGACTACATGGCGTCTAACACGTATTAGATGGCGAAAACGACCTGATAACTGACTTCCACCGCTCAAGCACAATGAAGCGCATATTCAGGTCAACAAAGTCACCAATAGACCCGCTTCCGCCGCCGCAGCAACCATCCAACATCTCGAACCCATCTTCAGGAAGGTCAACCCCACATCATCAAGGCGCAAGAAGTATCACCGCTCTGTTTGGAGGGGGAGATAGCAATGACAATAGTCCAGGTCATGAGCATAAGTGGGGATTTAGCCTTCACCACCACTCAGAGGTTACTCCCTTTCCTGCAGAAGTAGGAGCAGACGCGGTACCACCACCGGGTTCtgcaaagagaaaggacAAGTCTATTACAGCGCCGAGCCTGCTTGAGATCAAACAGAtgcaggagaaggggacTCAAGCAGAGGAAGCAAGACGGAGAGCACCATCTCAGCCAATACCGCCGCCTCTCCAGCAGACTCAAAGGCTCTCGAAAGGATACCagtcatctccttcaccgGACGAATGGCAAAGTGTGCCATCTCAGATGCAAAATCACAATGGCGGCTATGACACGTACgctcaacctcttcctgttcCCAACGCCTCATTCTCGCAATCACCTACTAACTCAAACTCCTCTACTACAAGCGGATCAGCACATAACACCATTTTCCTCCCGCCTGGCGCCCGGCCTCCTACCCCACCTAGCGCTCGACCGCCTTATCCTTTGCACATGAGGTTTTCGCAGTCGAATTTGCACAACTCTACGACACCCGgcaatgaggaagaggctgctgtcaaaagtggaagagaaagaggtcactcttctcctgcGAGCGCAGTCGCTGTCGCGCCGCAGAGCGACCAAAATTACTCAAAGCTCACAAAAGCTACTCGATCCCCTCTTTCACACGCATATGCAACTGTCGATCTGCCCGATCCTCCGACCTTTCCCTCACCTAAGCCATATACTCCGGGCATCTCCACTCCTACACCTAATAACTACTCACGTCGTGGTTCTTCTCCTGTTGAGGGTCTACCCAACCCTTTCTCACCGATTGAAAACATTCCCATAGGCCCAAATAATGAGGTTCATACAATACCGAACCCGAGAGACGAACATCCGCCAGAgctcaaggaaaagaagcgcTTTTGGGGAATGGGGATCAGATCAGATAAAAAGAGCAAGGCTAAAGCTCAGGCTGAGCGTGAACATGCTGCGGGCCATGGGCAAATGCAAGTTATTCCGCAAGGAGATTGGAGGCCGTCAGTTGATGGGTCGCGAGGGAGTATAGACGCATGGCGTGATTCCGAATCCCGTTCAACTTCGGTGCATGGACATCCAGTAcagtttgaagaagaacctAAGGGTAGATTGCTGGGTTTGGActttgggaggaaggaccATACAGCAACACAGGTGAACGATGTGACTTCTGCTATTCGTGGGTTCCTTCTTTGTAACGAAAAGAACGTCGTGCTGATTAACCGCTCAGAGATGCTCGCTGCATCTTCGGACCCTTCATCGGTGGCGATATACGAAGTCTGTGATCGTATCAATCACTCTGACAGCTCAGAATCCGTCAGCAAAGAAGCCGCTCGAGCCTTACGGAAAGAATTCAAGCACGGAAATGAacttgagagaaggaatgCTGCTAAACTGtggctgttgttgatgCGCAACGTAACCGTGAAAGGGTTCAGACGTAAGTCCCCTCAGTCCGTCCCAGCAGACTCAAATCGCTGACAAAGGCATAGCATACGGGTCGAATAAGAAGTTCTTCCAGTCACTGGAACCCATACTATTCGCCCCATCCTCAAAGTCTATAGTATCACCTTCGACTCACAGATTGCTAACTGACGTTATTGCCGATTTGACTTTTTCATATGGTATGGAGAAGGGTTGTGAGATGCTGGTTGATGTatggaaaaaggtcaagtTACCACAGGAATCAGATTATGTACGTCACAGTCCAAATCAAACATTACAGACGGGCAAGCTGACATTCATACTTCAAAAAGGGACACCCTCTCTCAGCCGATCATCCTATCTTTACTACCAATGAGCTTCCTTCCCAACCTCAACCACCCACTAACCAGGTAGCAAATCTGCAGATTCAGTCTCCGCCTTCCATTTCTACCTCTTGGCACGGTTCTTCGCCATCGCATGTTCATCAAGCGCTTTCGCCGCCTCCTGCGCCTGTTCGTCACATCCAACAGCAACCAGCGTATGGCGGTCCCGGTTATGTGAATTTACCAAGCCATGGCGAGGACATAAGGCGcttgatggaagaatgtATGGCTGCCAAAGAAAGTGCGAGGTTATTGGGCGACGCGTTGGTCTACACCAGGCCAGAAGAGCTGGATCATAAGCCTGTCATCAGAGTGAGTAATATCTTTGGGTGTGACAATATTTGCTCGTTTTAACGGGGTGCTTGTAGGAATTTTATACCAAGGTCTTCCATGCGCATGAGTCATTGACCAACCAAATGGACTGGGCTCAAGCGGAAGCTTCACGTTCCCGCGAACGGCATGCCAACCTTACCCTTGATGGATCTGTTCCAAACAATACAAATGTCAGTTCAGAAACCACTCCCGAAGAACGAGCTCTAGCTGCGCTATTTGAGGCACACGCAATGTTGGCGGAAGTGATGAAGCAGCATGACCAGTTGGAGAGAATGGCAcatgatgagaaggagttgagAGTGGTCCGGGAGAGGAGTAAGAAAGAGACAAAAATGGATAGAAGCGTGAGTTACTTTGCCTATTCATGTGATTCATGCTAAATCGTTTGGAATGAAAACCAATAGCACCTCGCTGCCACATCGATTAATCAAACATCAGCTGATCGTCCTCCCTCACCAACTCCACATGTTGGTCTCCCCCCCGCCACAGTTCCCCAATCTAACAACCCTTTCCGCCGTCAGGCCCAAGATGTCTTTCGTTCTCGCACACCTTCGCCTGACCGGCACGCCTTCCCGCACATCACACGACTTTCAGCTTCCCCAGGTCGTGCGAGCTCACCCCTTGGCCCAGGACCTGGAAGCAATAACTCCCACTCCCACGTGGGTGCTGGTAATACTGGGAATAACAGTGCGAATAATAAGCTAAGGATGGGCGGACCCAGACCATTACCGAATCCATTCAAGACAACAGCTGGGGGAGCGAATGATAGTCAAGGAAGTTTGAGTACCCAAGCTGATACAGCACCACCCTCGAGAAGTGGGACGGGCGATTCGAATAGGTCGCAAACTGTCTCCATCAATGGTAGCGCCATGCAATCTGCCGCGGtgaatggagaggaagttgaCGGTGATGAATTGCCAAGAGTGCCTATCAAGCCTAGTCGGAAGGCgctggggaagaggagggcaGTGATAGATGAAGATAGTGTGTTCATCAGTTCGCCTTTACTCAAGCCATGCTGATTGCAGTTCAATAGATGACTTTGACCCGAACGACTTGTTCAATCCCCAACCGACCGACCCTCGTTCGAGAGAAAGCCACTCAAATGATGATACGTCCTCTGATGAATCAATGACCACAGCCGCGGTGTTCAACGCCAAGCCTGTAGCTTACGCCTATGATGCGTATGAAGAGAGGCAGAAAGAGCTAAAAAGAttaaaagaggaagaggaacgAGGGGTTGTGGGTGGGAGTGCGGGATAGAAAATATTCAAGAGGCATGGTGAAAAATATCATATTGGATGCTGGAATTTGATGACGAAGCGTTGTACCTGTATAATAGTGTCTGACACGAAAAGTGTAACTGAACCCTGTACCTAGCATCTAAGAATCTATATCTTATTAGAATATGATTTTTAACAAGACATGTAGAtacagaagatgatgatactttacattttcttttctgcgCCATATACACGAACAGACTGTTTAATAGCTTTATGACTGGTCTTTGCATCCGTCCCAGATAGCGATAATTTTCATCAGAAGGCTGCGGTGGCCTAACTTGACCATCAGGCCTTCATCCCTCGCTGGGAATTCCAAACAATCAAGCAATGCGTTGTATTTAGATATTCATAAGTGAGCAATAGTGGACtggaaagagatgtggTACAGTATCAGACACTTGCATGTAACCGAACAGAAGCTTAAAACGAGCGCACAAGTCACCGCCTACTTTCCGCCCTTGcgcatcttcctcttcctcccaatTAAACTACCCAGTTGGCTTCCCAACTTTTCAAtgcctctcttctccccagcatccttggccttgacatccttcttcacttgGTCCACACTCTTTTGGTCCCTCTGCCCAGGCTGTCGTGGTTGGACTCGACCAGGTCGGTCACTACGGTCGTTGCGCCCGCCCCGCTCATTTCGACCTCCACGGTCACTATGATCACGTCTTTGGCCATTCTGAACCCCCTTAAACCTGTCTTTACCGAACTTTCCCCCTTGCCTGTCCCTAAAGTCACCTTTTGACCCCTCACGACCACCGGAGCCATCACGACCATCACGTCCGTCACGCTTGGCGCGCTTGTCAAATCGGCTAGCAGgtttggaagaggcaggtTCATCGTCGTCGGTGTCTTCAGCTGCAATTACATCGGCCTTGCGCTTCCCATTCTCGCGAGCCGTGGTAATCTTCTCTACTCGACGCTTGACAACCTACATATCGCGGTAAATCAGTCACTTGCTTGACTTGCAAAACAATGTTCAAAGGTGACTTACCTGGACGTTCTCAATACTGAACTCGATCATAAGAGTCTTTCCACCTCTCATTCCACCACCGCTCCTTgaatcatcttcttccaatctgctatcaagcttcttcaacctcgaCTCTAACTCCTCGACACTTTCCAATCCCTTCTTACTCTCCTTGGCAGCTTCATTCTGcggctcttcttccctcttcctaGCGGCGGTCAGCGCCTTTTCCACTCGCTCTTTCATATCTCCCAACTCAACCTTCCACCATTCCCACATCAGTGGTCCCACTTCGGGGTTATTGTTTGCCCATCGAAGCACCTTGAGCGCATCCTTGTGGGAACGCATTTCAAGGAAACCATAACCCTTCGACCTGCCTTGGCCTGTGATGGGATCGAGCTTTTCAGTTTGGCGGACAATCTTGGATTGGATGACAGCTGTCTCACGCTCCTTCTTGCCACCTTTACCCTTACCCTTATCGCCCGACTTGACGCCACGAGCGGCAATAGCAGCGCTCATGGTACcgtccatctcttccgccCGGGCCAAACCCTCTCGCTCACCATCAGCGACTTCCTTGTCAAAAGTCTTGACTGCATGGATAGCCAATCGCTTGAGCGTCCTGTCAGTCACAAAGAGGGGCAACTGTCGGATAGACAGACGGGTTTTTGATATGTACAGCGA
This genomic window contains:
- a CDS encoding RNA-binding protein Musashi is translated as MTEDIYKDDLYGDLDLEDLDASQLEELVEPPELDTAPTSTPAASNAAAAPSQPAITASSSTSAPVESGSQQYNHQPSYDATAPYQQGQQDSNFSQQQDGQDRIKPSDMPDEGKMFIGGLNWETTEAGLSEYMGQFGEIDACTIMRDPSGRSRGFAFLTYRDPASVTKVMAQTHHLDGKQIDPKRAIPRAEHERTAKVFVGGLAPSVTGESLKSFLCQFGQVMDATVMFDKETGRSKGFAFATFQDEESVGRAMAASGVELEGKQIEIKKAQPRGTAQGSKFGANMNPRFNQGTGFNGGMGGFGGGFDPSSVALMYQNMMKTGGNMMGGFDPSAMAMMYQNMMKSMGNAPAINPSLAMRNNAGGAAAGGAVGGAMPMGMGMPGMGGMGALGGMGGMGGMGGMGMGGMGMGGMGMGGMGGMGMGGGMNRMGNNRQIPNAPRGPAAMRGPGQQPMGGAVNAPQGGGPGAQRYSTQGNARARPY